From one uncultured Paludibacter sp. genomic stretch:
- a CDS encoding ABC transporter permease produces MNKISIIIAREYKTRVMKKSFILLTFLTPLLFVAMLVIPMWLANIKDNNIHHIVVIDKTGLYKNALKNNDFYTFVYSDLPEENYKNTHSDKKNVLTAVLQISEDLSENPKAVTLYSEKQISLELKTYISQQLADFVQNQKLTSYNIPNIKEIVENAKTDINIQTIKWDEKGREEKTSAELALIIGTIAAVLIYMFIMVYGAQVMSGVVQEKVNRIVEVMISSVKPFQLMMGKIIGIALVGLTQFFMWILLTGILFGVFSIFAGASNPETVNQLTEVTSSQAVQMQTSVISGNTLTDTISSLNGVNFFEIILLFIVYFLGGYLLYASLFAAVGSAVDNETDTQQFSMPLTLPIFFAVYAAIYSAQNPDGPLAFWCSMIPFTSPVVMMVRLPFDVPLWQILLSVSILILSFIGTVWLAAKIYRTGILMYGKKPTWKEMWKWVRMS; encoded by the coding sequence ATGAACAAAATATCCATCATCATAGCCAGAGAGTATAAAACGAGAGTAATGAAAAAATCATTCATTCTTCTCACGTTTCTTACGCCGTTGCTTTTTGTGGCTATGCTTGTAATTCCAATGTGGCTCGCAAATATAAAAGATAACAATATTCACCATATTGTAGTGATAGATAAAACCGGTTTGTATAAAAATGCCCTGAAAAATAACGATTTTTACACTTTTGTTTATTCCGATTTACCTGAAGAAAATTATAAAAATACACATTCGGATAAAAAAAATGTACTGACAGCTGTTCTCCAAATTTCAGAAGATTTAAGTGAAAATCCCAAAGCTGTAACGCTTTATTCCGAAAAACAAATCAGTTTGGAACTCAAAACATATATTTCGCAACAATTGGCTGATTTTGTTCAAAATCAAAAACTGACATCTTATAATATCCCAAACATCAAGGAAATTGTTGAAAACGCTAAAACCGATATTAATATTCAAACCATTAAATGGGATGAAAAAGGCAGGGAAGAAAAGACTTCAGCGGAATTGGCATTGATTATAGGAACAATTGCCGCCGTATTAATTTATATGTTTATAATGGTGTACGGAGCGCAAGTAATGAGCGGGGTTGTTCAGGAAAAAGTAAATCGCATTGTGGAAGTGATGATTTCGTCGGTAAAACCGTTTCAGTTGATGATGGGAAAGATTATTGGCATTGCTTTGGTAGGGCTCACCCAGTTTTTTATGTGGATTTTGCTTACGGGAATTCTTTTTGGCGTGTTTAGTATATTTGCAGGCGCTTCAAATCCTGAAACTGTAAACCAATTGACAGAAGTAACTTCATCGCAAGCGGTTCAAATGCAAACTTCTGTTATATCGGGCAATACTTTGACCGATACGATTTCTTCATTAAACGGAGTAAACTTTTTTGAAATCATTTTACTTTTTATTGTTTATTTTCTTGGCGGTTATTTGTTGTATGCTTCGCTTTTTGCAGCGGTTGGTTCTGCCGTAGATAACGAAACCGATACACAACAATTTTCAATGCCGCTCACGCTTCCCATATTCTTTGCCGTATATGCAGCCATTTATTCCGCACAAAATCCCGACGGACCTTTAGCGTTTTGGTGCTCAATGATACCTTTCACTTCGCCTGTTGTAATGATGGTTCGTCTTCCGTTTGATGTTCCTCTGTGGCAAATTTTATTGTCTGTTTCCATTTTGATTTTATCTTTTATTGGTACAGTTTGGCTGGCGGCAAAAATTTACCGTACAGGCATTCTAATGTATGGCAAAAAACCGACTTGGAAAGAAATGTGGAAATGGGTGAGGATGAGTTAA
- the yhaQ gene encoding Uncharacterized ABC transporter ATP-binding protein YhaQ, with product MNILDINNVKKQYSGHLALDNVSLSVKEGSVYGLLGPNGAGKTTLIRIINCITMPDSGEILFNGKRLKSDDVYKIGYLPEERGLYKKMKVGEQAIYLARLKGLSKHDAVKALKYWFEKFEIDGWWNKKVEELSKGMAQKVQFITTILHEPELLIFDEPFSGFDPVNADLLKREILALKNKGATVIFSTHNMASVEELCENISLINKSKIVLQGNVNEIRSSFSTNKLFVKSLKPFTIPNIEFLSRQTQNGIVETIFLKPKEKGNNEILTEILKQTEVIGFEEVLPTMNDIFINTVKSPPVGDLRGS from the coding sequence ATGAACATTCTCGATATAAATAACGTAAAAAAACAATATTCAGGACATTTAGCGCTGGATAATGTTTCGCTTTCGGTTAAAGAAGGAAGCGTATATGGTTTGCTCGGTCCGAATGGAGCGGGAAAAACCACGCTTATTCGTATCATAAACTGCATAACAATGCCTGATAGTGGAGAAATTTTATTTAACGGAAAACGTTTAAAATCCGACGACGTTTATAAAATTGGTTATCTGCCTGAAGAACGCGGACTATATAAAAAGATGAAAGTAGGAGAGCAGGCAATTTATTTGGCTCGCCTTAAAGGACTTTCAAAGCACGATGCGGTCAAAGCATTAAAATATTGGTTTGAAAAGTTTGAAATTGACGGATGGTGGAACAAAAAAGTGGAAGAACTCTCCAAAGGAATGGCACAAAAAGTGCAGTTTATCACTACTATTCTACACGAACCGGAACTGCTGATTTTTGATGAACCTTTTAGCGGTTTTGACCCAGTGAACGCCGATTTGCTCAAACGTGAAATTTTGGCGTTGAAAAATAAAGGTGCAACGGTTATTTTTTCCACACACAATATGGCTTCTGTCGAAGAACTTTGCGAAAACATATCCTTAATAAATAAATCGAAAATTGTTTTACAAGGAAATGTAAATGAAATACGTTCTTCTTTTTCAACTAACAAATTGTTTGTGAAATCATTGAAACCATTTACAATCCCAAACATTGAATTTCTTTCTCGGCAAACTCAAAACGGAATAGTTGAAACTATCTTTTTAAAACCCAAAGAAAAAGGAAACAACGAAATACTTACAGAAATTCTAAAACAAACAGAAGTGATTGGTTTTGAAGAAGTTCTGCCGACAATGAACGATATATTTATTAACACAGTAAAAAGTCCCCCTGTGGGGGATTTAAGGGGCTCATGA
- a CDS encoding conserved hypothetical protein (Evidence 4 : Unknown function but conserved in other organisms), with amino-acid sequence MEEKRLKITDWAEDDRPREKMLKKGICSLSDAELLAILIGSGNTEETAVELCRRILHDAHDNLNELARLSITELCNYKGIGEAKAITIVAALELGKRRKNTDFLERKQIKNSEDVFELFQSHLIDLKHEEFWVGLLNNANKVLETRKLTQGGMKQTVVDVPMILKMALEKSASAIVVAHNHPSGQTHPSNDDIAITKRIQEGCKAIGISFLDHIIVAGGKYYSFADEGKIAPK; translated from the coding sequence ATGGAAGAAAAACGTCTTAAAATTACCGATTGGGCTGAAGACGATCGCCCTCGCGAGAAAATGCTCAAAAAGGGAATTTGTTCTCTTTCCGACGCGGAATTGCTGGCAATTTTAATTGGGTCGGGAAATACGGAAGAAACCGCCGTAGAACTTTGTCGGCGAATTTTGCACGATGCACACGATAATTTAAATGAATTAGCTCGGCTTTCCATCACGGAATTATGCAATTACAAAGGTATTGGCGAAGCAAAAGCCATTACCATTGTTGCGGCGTTGGAATTGGGAAAAAGAAGAAAAAATACCGATTTTTTGGAGCGAAAACAGATAAAAAACAGTGAAGACGTATTTGAGTTGTTTCAGTCGCATTTAATTGATTTGAAACACGAAGAATTTTGGGTGGGATTGCTTAATAATGCCAATAAGGTGTTGGAAACAAGAAAATTAACACAAGGCGGAATGAAGCAAACTGTAGTAGATGTTCCTATGATTTTGAAAATGGCGTTGGAAAAATCGGCTTCGGCAATTGTTGTAGCACACAATCATCCTTCAGGACAAACACATCCAAGCAATGATGATATTGCAATTACAAAACGAATTCAGGAAGGATGTAAAGCCATCGGAATTAGTTTTTTAGACCATATCATTGTGGCGGGAGGAAAATATTACAGCTTTGCAGATGAAGGAAAGATAGCCCCTAAATGA
- a CDS encoding conserved hypothetical protein (Evidence 4 : Unknown function but conserved in other organisms) produces the protein MKKIHPAVIFLLIFTLFSCNKSEKRYKPEKSDKNCVEVKINRFDKDLIELDTKNPIQSVKKLYKKYPAFLSLYTYNILEEEDKDTAKIAQLFTQFVADTVFEKVNKKVMETFSGVSDIEKDLSDAFTYIHQYFPDIHIPQIYFFVSGFNRSVLMTDSILGVGTDFYLGADYKPYQDFTYEYLLYNMRRDMVSIDVVSAVLFRYFTFDGKQSRLIDNMLHRGKVIYLLSAFMPEKKMEDILGYSPQQMKWATQYENEIWKAIIGQKDLFSTNVKLISQYLNDAPFTTPISQESPGRLGIYIGWKIVDSYMKNNKNITLQELMKMNDYQKMLENSGYRP, from the coding sequence ATGAAAAAAATTCATCCGGCGGTAATTTTCTTACTCATCTTCACATTATTTTCTTGTAATAAATCGGAAAAACGATACAAACCGGAAAAATCGGATAAAAATTGTGTTGAAGTAAAAATTAACCGTTTTGATAAAGATTTAATTGAGTTAGATACAAAAAATCCAATCCAATCTGTAAAAAAATTATATAAAAAATATCCCGCCTTTTTATCTCTTTATACTTACAATATTTTAGAGGAAGAAGATAAGGATACGGCTAAAATTGCTCAACTTTTTACCCAATTTGTTGCAGATACTGTGTTTGAGAAAGTAAATAAAAAAGTAATGGAAACATTTTCTGGTGTGTCCGACATCGAAAAAGACCTATCCGATGCTTTTACTTACATTCACCAATATTTTCCTGATATTCATATTCCGCAAATTTACTTTTTTGTATCCGGTTTCAATCGCTCTGTGTTGATGACGGACAGTATTTTGGGAGTTGGAACCGATTTTTATTTGGGTGCAGATTACAAACCTTATCAGGACTTTACTTATGAATATTTGTTATACAACATGCGCCGAGATATGGTTTCTATTGATGTGGTTTCAGCCGTTTTATTCCGGTATTTTACATTTGACGGGAAACAAAGCAGATTGATAGACAATATGTTGCATCGAGGAAAAGTAATATATTTGCTTTCGGCATTTATGCCTGAAAAAAAAATGGAAGATATTTTAGGTTACTCACCACAACAAATGAAATGGGCTACGCAATACGAAAATGAAATATGGAAAGCCATTATAGGACAAAAAGATTTATTTTCGACCAATGTAAAACTGATAAGTCAATACTTGAACGATGCACCGTTTACAACACCAATTTCGCAAGAATCACCGGGAAGATTGGGAATTTATATCGGATGGAAAATTGTGGACAGTTATATGAAAAACAATAAAAATATAACGTTGCAGGAACTGATGAAAATGAATGATTACCAGAAAATGCTGGAAAATTCGGGCTATCGTCCGTAA
- the yidC gene encoding Membrane protein insertase YidC has translation MDKNTVIGFGLIAAIVIGFTLLNKPSQEDIKRQQRYSDSIALVQHQQIQQTKADSAKLAIAKDSLATTDTTKLAQKADAFGAFSASAFGEEKLYEIENEYLKIKISNKGGRIYSVQLKNYKTHDSLPLMLFDKDESSLNYIFSTNNNRVVNSADLYFEPVGEIIKDTQGNQTLTMRLKTTDPNAYMDFIYTIPAKDYMIKYNLKATGMNAVMPIATNSLELQWKSKIRQQEKGRKFEERYSAVHYKYSSDDEESLNASKDIEKTISNKLKWVAFKDQFFSSIFIADEDISSATLSSVVEKDVNNPYLKYYSADMILPFDPSGRMQSGFRFYFGPNQYKILNAYDKGVLSDQKLKLRSIVPLGWGIFGWINRFIIIPMFNVFSLFMSNFGIIILLMTIVIKMVLFPLTYKSYMSSAKMRVLKPEIDEINARIPSDKPMERQKATMDLYNKVGVSPMSGCLPMLLQMPILFAMFSFFPSSFELRQQSFLWAKDLSAYDSILHWSTNLPLIGNHLSLFCILMTVTSIISTKLNMATTPQATDQPGGEMMKWSMYLMPVMFFFMFNDYASGLSYYYFISSLITIAQTYAIRAFVDDKKILAQLHAKRNSKAPAKKSGFMERLEKMQRDQQKALQQKNKKR, from the coding sequence ATGGATAAAAATACAGTTATTGGATTTGGACTGATTGCTGCGATAGTAATTGGTTTTACGTTGTTGAATAAACCCTCGCAAGAAGATATTAAGCGCCAGCAAAGATATAGTGATTCTATTGCACTTGTGCAGCATCAGCAAATACAGCAAACAAAAGCCGACAGTGCAAAATTAGCTATAGCCAAAGATAGTCTTGCAACAACCGATACAACAAAATTAGCACAAAAAGCGGATGCTTTTGGCGCGTTCAGCGCTTCTGCGTTTGGAGAAGAAAAGCTTTACGAGATTGAAAATGAATATCTGAAAATAAAGATATCAAACAAAGGAGGAAGGATTTATTCGGTACAGTTGAAAAATTACAAAACACACGATTCGTTACCTTTGATGCTGTTTGACAAGGATGAAAGTTCTTTAAACTATATTTTTTCAACGAATAATAACCGCGTAGTAAATTCAGCCGATTTGTATTTTGAACCCGTTGGAGAAATTATAAAAGATACACAAGGGAACCAAACCCTTACAATGCGTCTAAAAACTACCGATCCCAACGCTTATATGGATTTTATTTATACTATTCCTGCGAAGGATTATATGATAAAATATAACCTGAAAGCTACGGGAATGAACGCAGTAATGCCTATTGCAACCAATTCATTGGAATTGCAATGGAAATCAAAAATACGTCAACAAGAAAAAGGACGCAAGTTTGAGGAACGTTATTCTGCTGTTCATTATAAATATTCGTCTGACGATGAGGAAAGTTTAAATGCCTCAAAAGATATAGAGAAGACAATTTCAAACAAACTGAAATGGGTTGCATTTAAAGATCAATTTTTCAGCAGTATATTTATTGCTGACGAAGATATTTCGTCCGCCACACTCTCCAGTGTAGTAGAGAAGGATGTAAATAATCCGTATTTGAAATATTATTCGGCTGATATGATTCTTCCTTTCGATCCTTCAGGAAGAATGCAGTCCGGTTTCAGATTTTATTTCGGACCCAATCAATATAAAATATTGAATGCTTATGATAAAGGTGTTCTTTCCGATCAAAAACTTAAACTTCGCTCGATAGTACCACTGGGTTGGGGAATTTTTGGATGGATAAACCGTTTCATAATAATTCCGATGTTCAATGTGTTCAGTTTGTTTATGAGCAATTTCGGTATTATTATATTGCTAATGACCATTGTAATTAAAATGGTACTTTTTCCATTAACGTACAAATCCTATATGTCGAGCGCTAAAATGCGTGTATTAAAGCCGGAAATCGATGAAATTAACGCTCGCATTCCTTCCGATAAACCTATGGAACGTCAAAAAGCGACGATGGATTTATACAACAAAGTAGGAGTGAGTCCGATGAGCGGATGTTTACCAATGCTTTTACAAATGCCTATTTTGTTTGCAATGTTTAGTTTCTTCCCTTCATCGTTTGAATTGCGCCAGCAAAGTTTCCTTTGGGCAAAAGACCTTTCAGCGTACGATTCTATTCTGCATTGGAGTACAAACTTACCGTTAATTGGTAACCATTTAAGTTTGTTCTGTATTTTAATGACGGTTACAAGTATTATTTCCACCAAATTAAATATGGCTACTACGCCTCAGGCAACAGATCAACCCGGTGGGGAAATGATGAAATGGTCAATGTACTTAATGCCGGTAATGTTCTTCTTTATGTTTAACGATTATGCCTCAGGTTTGAGCTATTATTACTTTATTTCATCATTAATAACTATTGCTCAAACGTATGCAATTCGTGCTTTTGTTGACGATAAAAAGATTTTGGCGCAACTTCACGCAAAACGTAATTCAAAAGCTCCAGCGAAAAAGAGCGGTTTTATGGAACGACTTGAAAAAATGCAACGCGACCAACAAAAAGCATTGCAGCAAAAAAATAAAAAAAGATAA
- the pyrG gene encoding CTP synthase, with the protein MKETKYIFVTGGVSSSLGKGIIAASLGKLLQARGFKVTNQKLDPYINVDPGTLNPYEHGECYVTVDGHEADLDLGHYERFLNVETHRANNITTGRIYQNVINKERRGDYLGKTVQIIPHITDEIKRNIKLLGSKGEFDFVITEIGGTVGDIESLPYIESVRQLRWELGKNSLLVHLTYVPYLAAAKELKTKPTQHSVKLLQEQGVQADILVLRTEHNISLDMRKKVALFCNVEPEAVMQSIDVPTIYRVPLNMHSERLDEIALMKMGYDLSKVPQPDMEKWTAFVEKMEHAQEEVRIALVGKYVQLQDAYKSITESLSHACTYNDRKLKLDLILSDKITLDNVTKKLHKVDGIVVAPGFGQRGTEGKFLALQYAREHNIPCFGICFGMQTMCIEFARNVLGYSDANSTEIDPTTTHNVVDIMEEQKNILNLGGSMRLGAYKCKLKKGSKVAHIYGKENISERHRHRFEFNNNYKEEFEENGFICSGLNEESNLVEIVELKNHKWYVGTQFHPEYSSTVVKPHPLFVNFIKASIEK; encoded by the coding sequence GTGAAAGAAACAAAGTACATTTTTGTTACGGGCGGCGTAAGTTCTTCTCTTGGTAAAGGCATTATTGCAGCTTCGCTGGGAAAACTTTTGCAGGCACGCGGTTTCAAAGTAACCAACCAAAAATTGGATCCGTATATCAACGTGGATCCGGGAACCTTAAATCCTTACGAACACGGCGAATGTTATGTAACTGTTGATGGACATGAAGCCGATTTGGATTTGGGACATTATGAACGTTTTTTAAACGTTGAAACACATCGTGCAAATAATATCACAACCGGTCGAATTTATCAAAATGTGATAAACAAGGAACGTCGTGGAGATTATTTAGGAAAAACCGTACAAATTATTCCGCACATTACCGACGAAATTAAGCGGAACATTAAATTGTTGGGCAGCAAAGGGGAATTTGACTTTGTTATTACCGAAATAGGAGGAACTGTAGGCGATATTGAATCGCTTCCATATATCGAAAGTGTGCGTCAATTACGTTGGGAGTTGGGTAAAAACAGTTTATTGGTACATTTAACGTATGTGCCATATTTGGCAGCCGCAAAAGAATTAAAAACAAAACCTACACAGCACTCCGTAAAATTATTGCAAGAACAAGGAGTTCAGGCAGATATTTTGGTGCTTCGTACCGAGCATAATATCTCTCTTGATATGCGCAAAAAAGTGGCGTTGTTTTGTAATGTTGAGCCCGAAGCTGTGATGCAATCCATTGATGTTCCTACTATTTACCGTGTGCCATTAAATATGCACTCGGAGCGTTTGGATGAAATTGCACTGATGAAAATGGGATACGATTTATCGAAAGTTCCGCAACCGGACATGGAAAAATGGACGGCTTTTGTTGAGAAAATGGAACATGCGCAAGAAGAAGTGCGAATTGCTTTAGTAGGAAAGTATGTTCAGTTGCAAGACGCGTATAAATCAATAACCGAGTCGCTTTCGCATGCTTGTACCTATAATGACAGAAAATTGAAGCTCGATTTAATATTATCTGACAAAATTACATTAGATAATGTGACAAAAAAGCTGCATAAGGTGGATGGTATAGTTGTTGCTCCGGGATTTGGACAGCGTGGAACTGAAGGAAAATTTCTTGCGCTTCAGTATGCACGCGAACATAATATTCCTTGTTTCGGGATTTGTTTCGGAATGCAAACTATGTGCATTGAGTTTGCACGCAATGTACTAGGTTATTCTGATGCTAACAGTACCGAAATAGACCCGACTACTACGCATAATGTAGTGGATATTATGGAAGAACAAAAAAATATTTTAAATTTAGGCGGAAGTATGCGCCTTGGAGCGTATAAATGCAAATTGAAAAAAGGAAGCAAAGTAGCTCATATTTACGGAAAAGAAAATATAAGCGAACGCCACCGGCATCGTTTTGAGTTTAATAATAACTACAAAGAAGAATTTGAGGAAAATGGATTTATTTGCAGCGGATTAAACGAAGAATCGAATTTGGTTGAAATTGTGGAATTAAAAAATCATAAATGGTACGTTGGAACACAGTTTCATCCGGAATACAGTAGTACAGTGGTGAAACCACATCCGTTGTTTGTCAATTTTATAAAAGCGTCAATAGAAAAATAA
- the proS gene encoding Proline--tRNA ligase, protein MAIEIKELTSRSKDYSQWYNDLVIKADLAENSAVRGCMVIKPYGYAIWEKMQAELDRMFKETGHVNAYFPLFIPKSFLSKEAEHVEGFAKECAVVTHHRLKNDPNGKGLIVDPEAKLEEELIVRPTSETIIWNTYKNWIQSYRDLPILVNQWANVVRWEMRTRLFLRTAEFLWQEGHTAHATREEAVEEAEKILHVYADFAENFMAVPVLRGVKSANERFAGAIETYCIEALMQDGKALQAGTSHFLGQNFAKAFDVTFVTKENQQDYVWATSWGVSTRLMGALVMTHSDDNGLVLPPNLAPFQVVIVPIYKNEEQLNAITEKVKEITSKLKALGVSVKFDNNDTKKPGWKFAEYELKGVPVRLAMGARDLENGTIEVARRDTLTKETVSIEGIEKYISDLLKEIQQNIFQKAFDYRTSMTREVNSYEEFKVEIEKGGFLLCHWDGTPETEEKIKDETKATIRCIPFEGDKTPGKCMVTGKPSAQRVVFARAY, encoded by the coding sequence ATGGCTATAGAAATTAAAGAATTAACTTCGAGAAGTAAAGATTACTCGCAGTGGTACAACGATTTGGTAATAAAAGCAGATTTAGCAGAAAATTCCGCAGTGCGAGGATGTATGGTAATAAAACCGTACGGATATGCAATTTGGGAAAAAATGCAGGCAGAATTAGATCGTATGTTCAAAGAAACAGGTCACGTAAATGCTTATTTTCCGTTGTTTATTCCAAAATCTTTTTTGAGTAAAGAAGCCGAACACGTTGAAGGTTTTGCAAAAGAATGTGCTGTTGTAACACACCACCGTTTGAAAAACGACCCGAACGGAAAAGGATTAATTGTTGACCCCGAAGCAAAATTGGAAGAAGAGTTGATTGTTCGTCCTACCTCCGAAACTATAATATGGAATACGTATAAAAACTGGATACAATCTTATCGCGACTTGCCTATTTTGGTAAATCAATGGGCAAACGTAGTGCGTTGGGAAATGCGTACGCGCTTATTTTTGCGTACTGCAGAATTCCTTTGGCAGGAAGGACACACTGCACACGCAACACGCGAAGAAGCAGTGGAAGAAGCAGAAAAAATACTTCACGTTTATGCTGATTTTGCTGAAAACTTTATGGCTGTGCCTGTTTTACGCGGAGTAAAATCTGCCAATGAACGTTTTGCGGGTGCAATAGAAACCTACTGTATTGAAGCTTTGATGCAAGACGGAAAAGCATTACAAGCAGGAACATCTCATTTTCTCGGTCAAAATTTTGCCAAAGCGTTTGATGTTACTTTCGTTACTAAAGAAAACCAACAGGATTATGTTTGGGCAACTTCTTGGGGAGTTTCCACGCGTTTGATGGGCGCTTTGGTAATGACACATTCGGATGATAACGGATTGGTTTTGCCTCCAAATTTGGCGCCATTTCAAGTTGTGATTGTTCCGATTTACAAAAATGAAGAACAATTAAATGCCATTACAGAAAAAGTAAAAGAAATTACTTCGAAACTAAAAGCATTAGGTGTCAGTGTAAAATTCGATAATAACGACACAAAAAAACCGGGATGGAAATTTGCCGAATACGAATTAAAAGGCGTGCCTGTACGTCTTGCAATGGGTGCACGTGATTTGGAAAATGGAACCATTGAAGTTGCTCGTCGTGATACGTTGACAAAAGAAACGGTTTCCATTGAAGGTATTGAAAAATATATCAGCGATTTATTGAAGGAAATACAGCAAAATATCTTCCAAAAAGCGTTCGATTATCGTACTTCTATGACACGCGAAGTGAATTCATACGAAGAATTTAAGGTTGAAATTGAAAAAGGCGGATTTCTACTTTGCCATTGGGATGGAACTCCTGAAACGGAAGAAAAAATAAAAGATGAAACCAAAGCTACAATACGTTGTATTCCGTTTGAAGGTGATAAAACTCCCGGAAAATGTATGGTAACAGGAAAACCATCGGCACAAAGAGTTGTATTTGCAAGGGCGTATTAA
- a CDS encoding conserved hypothetical protein (Evidence 4 : Unknown function but conserved in other organisms) codes for MKWKDFFYFSKSQRTGIIVLLSLIFLTLIGGILLPYILPKKEIEIDDAFLSEAKKFKSTLKDKEPTWIDYKNKSYQNYSENNYNSYKNYDKDAHYELFTFDPNTTDSANFVKLGLKPYIAKNILKYRSKGGKFKSADDFAKVYGISSEKFEELKPYISIKEVEKIAEVKASETAAYNSNKTQNIVLELNSADTASLKQIKGIGTSFAKRIVGYRNVLGGYASVEQLKEVYGMKPEMYEQIRSSFTVNPSPIRKININTASIEKLKSHPYLRDFEKAKAVYEYRRKKIKLYSIDDLKVLDELNEEDLKKLEPYLEFK; via the coding sequence ATGAAATGGAAAGATTTCTTCTACTTTTCAAAAAGTCAACGCACAGGAATTATTGTTCTGTTAAGTTTGATTTTTTTGACATTGATAGGAGGAATTTTGCTGCCATATATTTTACCTAAAAAAGAAATAGAAATTGATGATGCGTTCCTTTCAGAAGCAAAAAAATTCAAAAGCACACTGAAAGACAAAGAGCCGACGTGGATTGATTACAAAAACAAATCGTATCAAAATTATTCTGAGAATAATTACAACAGCTACAAAAATTACGATAAAGATGCTCACTACGAGCTTTTTACGTTCGATCCAAACACAACGGATTCCGCTAATTTTGTAAAATTAGGATTGAAACCTTATATTGCAAAAAATATTTTAAAATACAGAAGCAAAGGCGGTAAATTCAAATCGGCAGATGATTTTGCTAAAGTCTATGGAATTTCTTCTGAAAAATTTGAGGAATTAAAACCGTACATCAGTATTAAAGAAGTTGAGAAGATTGCCGAAGTAAAAGCATCAGAAACAGCGGCTTATAATTCTAATAAAACACAAAATATCGTTTTAGAATTAAATTCTGCCGATACCGCCTCTTTGAAACAGATAAAAGGAATAGGAACTTCGTTTGCAAAAAGAATAGTTGGATATAGAAATGTGCTGGGCGGATATGCTTCAGTAGAGCAATTGAAAGAAGTGTACGGAATGAAACCTGAAATGTACGAACAAATTCGCTCGTCTTTTACAGTTAACCCTTCACCAATTCGCAAAATTAATATCAATACGGCAAGCATTGAGAAACTCAAAAGTCATCCGTATTTGAGAGATTTTGAAAAAGCCAAAGCCGTTTATGAATATCGCCGTAAAAAAATAAAATTATATAGCATAGATGATTTAAAAGTGTTGGATGAATTAAACGAGGAAGATTTAAAAAAGTTGGAACCGTATTTGGAGTTTAAATAG
- a CDS encoding GCN5-related N-acetyltransferase: protein MSFLENEILKLRAVEPEDLELLYKWENNSKLWIAGNTRVPYSKFQLKQYIAQSSYDIFENGHLRLMMQEKATGKTVGTVDLFDFDIHHSRVALGLYVAEEFQGKGFATGSLKLTENYVFNFLKINQLYVQIAENNLASRKLFEGNYELYGYLKNWIKTPEGFENILTYQKFSDNIIR from the coding sequence ATGTCCTTTTTAGAAAATGAAATATTAAAACTACGCGCAGTTGAACCTGAAGATTTGGAGCTTCTGTATAAATGGGAAAACAATTCAAAACTCTGGATTGCAGGAAATACACGCGTACCTTATTCCAAATTTCAATTAAAACAATATATAGCCCAAAGTTCTTACGATATTTTTGAAAATGGACATTTACGCTTAATGATGCAGGAAAAAGCCACCGGAAAAACCGTCGGTACGGTTGATTTATTTGACTTCGATATTCATCACAGCCGCGTTGCATTGGGACTTTATGTTGCGGAAGAATTTCAGGGAAAAGGTTTTGCAACGGGAAGTTTAAAACTTACCGAAAATTACGTTTTCAATTTTCTGAAGATAAATCAATTATACGTTCAAATAGCTGAAAATAATCTTGCCAGTCGTAAACTTTTTGAAGGGAACTATGAATTATACGGTTATCTGAAAAATTGGATAAAAACGCCGGAAGGTTTTGAAAATATTTTAACTTATCAGAAATTTAGTGATAATATTATAAGATAA